One region of Hoeflea sp. 108 genomic DNA includes:
- a CDS encoding HAD hydrolase-like protein yields MLGKPSRDFFHAALAGLDCPPGLAVMVGDDAESDVCGALKAGIGTALLVRTGKYRAGDESRYAPHPTAVVDDLEAAVEWILARRG; encoded by the coding sequence GTGCTGGGCAAGCCGTCTCGCGACTTCTTCCATGCCGCACTGGCCGGGTTGGATTGCCCGCCTGGTTTGGCGGTGATGGTCGGCGATGACGCCGAAAGCGACGTGTGCGGTGCCTTGAAGGCGGGGATCGGAACAGCCCTTCTGGTGCGAACCGGCAAGTACCGCGCTGGAGACGAAAGCCGCTACGCGCCGCATCCGACCGCCGTTGTCGACGATCTCGAGGCGGCGGTCGAGTGGATCCTCGCCCGTAGAGGTTAG
- a CDS encoding GlxA family transcriptional regulator — MVKSEKPTIFREERTPLKVTMLVFSGASIMCVASAVDPLRAANRVSGEILFDYRLVSSTGEPAITTCGLPVAVSGAFDPDGACDVLMVIAGFGTQGYATSKLLGGIRRCARKARAAGGIEAGTWLVARAGLLEGRAATTHWEDMEDFASAFPDVEVRPDRYIIDGPVFTSGGAAPTFDLMLHLVRSRLGMATALDVASVFIYDQSRAATDAQPLVSLGRLDGYDPRLAQAIRLMEAHVDQPLTIAAIAKRAGVTARTLESIFRASIGETPGAYYLRLRLSAARRLVVDTRVSMAEVAERTGFSSAAAFSRSFSKAFGTAPVRMRKG; from the coding sequence ATGGTAAAAAGCGAAAAGCCGACAATCTTTCGCGAAGAACGTACACCGCTCAAGGTGACGATGCTGGTCTTCTCCGGCGCGTCCATCATGTGTGTGGCGTCGGCCGTCGACCCGCTGCGCGCCGCCAACCGTGTCTCGGGCGAAATCCTGTTCGACTACCGGCTGGTGTCGAGCACCGGCGAGCCGGCCATCACCACCTGCGGCCTGCCGGTGGCAGTCTCCGGTGCCTTCGACCCCGACGGGGCCTGCGACGTGCTGATGGTCATCGCCGGCTTCGGAACGCAAGGCTACGCCACGTCAAAGCTGCTCGGCGGCATAAGGCGCTGCGCCCGCAAGGCGCGTGCCGCAGGCGGCATCGAGGCCGGCACGTGGCTGGTCGCTCGCGCCGGGCTCTTGGAAGGCCGCGCCGCCACCACCCATTGGGAAGACATGGAGGATTTTGCCTCTGCCTTTCCCGACGTCGAGGTTCGCCCCGACCGCTACATCATCGACGGCCCGGTCTTCACCTCGGGCGGCGCCGCCCCCACTTTCGACCTGATGCTGCATCTGGTGCGTTCGCGATTGGGCATGGCGACCGCGCTCGATGTCGCCAGCGTCTTCATTTACGACCAGTCGCGCGCCGCCACCGACGCACAGCCGCTGGTCTCGCTCGGCCGGCTCGACGGCTACGACCCGCGCCTCGCCCAGGCGATCCGGCTGATGGAAGCGCATGTTGACCAGCCGCTGACGATTGCCGCGATTGCAAAACGCGCCGGCGTGACGGCGCGCACGCTCGAAAGCATCTTCCGCGCCTCGATTGGCGAGACGCCGGGGGCCTATTATCTCAGGCTGAGATTGAGCGCCGCGCGCCGGCTCGTGGTCGACACGCGCGTCAGCATGGCCGAGGTTGCGGAGCGCACTGGATTTTCATCAGCCGCGGCCTTCTCCCGCAGCTTTTCGAAAGCCTTCGGCACCGCACCGGTGAGGATGCGCAAGGGCTAA
- a CDS encoding 3-keto-5-aminohexanoate cleavage protein yields MPLEMNREVFITCAVTGSGGTQDRSRLVPRSPKEIADSAIEAAKAGAAIVHCHVRDPETGKPRRDIHLYREVTERIREADVDVVLNLTAGMGGDMVFGDVENPLPLKQAGTDMGGATNRVEHVRQCLPEICTLDCGTMNFAEADYVMTNTPGMLRAMGGMMTAMGVKPEIEAFDTGHLWFAKQLVEEGVLAPDALVQLCMGVPWGAPDDLNTFMAMVNNVPKSWTFSAFSLGRNQMAYAAAAVLAGGNVRVGLEDNLWLDKGVLATNAQLVEKAVTVVETLGARVIGPEEVRKKLNLVKRAPLAV; encoded by the coding sequence ATGCCGCTCGAAATGAACCGCGAGGTCTTCATTACCTGTGCCGTGACCGGGTCCGGCGGCACGCAGGATCGCAGCCGGCTGGTGCCGCGTTCACCCAAGGAAATCGCCGACTCGGCCATCGAGGCAGCCAAGGCCGGTGCGGCCATCGTCCATTGCCATGTCCGTGACCCCGAGACCGGCAAGCCTCGCCGGGACATCCATCTTTACCGTGAGGTGACCGAGCGCATCCGCGAGGCAGACGTCGACGTGGTGCTGAACCTGACCGCCGGCATGGGTGGCGACATGGTGTTTGGCGACGTCGAAAACCCGCTGCCGCTGAAGCAGGCCGGCACCGACATGGGAGGTGCCACGAACCGCGTCGAGCATGTGCGCCAGTGTCTGCCCGAGATCTGCACGCTCGACTGCGGCACGATGAACTTCGCCGAGGCCGACTATGTCATGACCAACACACCGGGCATGCTGCGCGCCATGGGCGGCATGATGACCGCGATGGGCGTGAAGCCGGAGATTGAGGCCTTCGACACCGGCCATCTGTGGTTTGCCAAGCAGCTGGTGGAGGAGGGCGTGCTGGCGCCCGACGCACTGGTGCAGCTGTGCATGGGCGTGCCGTGGGGTGCGCCGGACGATCTCAACACCTTCATGGCGATGGTCAACAACGTGCCGAAGAGCTGGACCTTCTCGGCCTTCTCGCTAGGCCGCAACCAGATGGCCTATGCCGCTGCCGCGGTGCTCGCCGGCGGCAATGTGCGCGTCGGCCTCGAGGACAATCTCTGGCTCGACAAGGGCGTGCTCGCCACCAATGCGCAGCTGGTCGAGAAGGCGGTTACAGTCGTCGAGACCCTGGGTGCCAGGGTCATCGGGCCCGAAGAGGTGCGCAAGAAGCTCAACCTCGTGAAGCGCGCGCCGCTGGCGGTCTGA
- a CDS encoding carnitine 3-dehydrogenase, with protein sequence MNTISKAAAIGGGVIGAGWVARLLLNGIDVSIFDPDPEASRKVGEVMKGARRAYRQMVPGGLPKEGKLTYAKTIAEAVADADFIQESVPERLDLKHKVLAEIDMHAPANAIIGSSTSGIKPSDMQVAMKKHPERLVVGHPFNPVYLLPIVEIVGGSKTFPEAIEVAKEIYSSIGMKPVVIRKEIEAFVGDRLLEAAWREALWLIKDGICSVEELDDIMRYGFGLRWAQMGMFQVYRIAGGEAGMRHFMAQFGPCLEWPWTKLMDVPEFNDELVDLIAGQSDDQSSKWSIRELEKIRDDNLVAIMDALSKQNKGKGWGAGALYKDYTKQLASQAKPKVSKAAEKAKASKPVKKAAKKASAKKKG encoded by the coding sequence ATGAACACAATTTCCAAAGCAGCCGCCATTGGCGGCGGGGTGATCGGCGCGGGCTGGGTGGCGCGGCTTTTGCTCAACGGTATCGACGTGTCGATCTTCGATCCCGATCCGGAGGCCTCACGCAAGGTCGGCGAGGTGATGAAGGGCGCGCGGCGCGCCTACAGGCAGATGGTGCCAGGCGGCCTGCCCAAGGAAGGCAAGCTGACCTACGCCAAGACCATTGCCGAGGCCGTGGCCGACGCCGACTTCATCCAGGAAAGCGTGCCTGAGAGGCTCGACCTCAAGCACAAGGTGCTGGCCGAGATCGACATGCACGCGCCGGCCAATGCGATCATCGGCTCGTCGACCTCGGGTATCAAGCCGTCCGACATGCAGGTGGCGATGAAGAAGCACCCTGAAAGGCTGGTGGTCGGCCATCCGTTCAACCCGGTCTATCTCCTGCCCATCGTCGAGATCGTCGGTGGTAGCAAGACCTTCCCCGAGGCCATCGAGGTGGCCAAGGAGATCTATTCCTCCATCGGCATGAAGCCCGTGGTCATCCGCAAGGAGATCGAGGCCTTTGTCGGCGACCGCCTGCTGGAAGCGGCCTGGCGCGAGGCTTTGTGGCTGATCAAGGACGGCATCTGCTCGGTCGAAGAGCTCGACGACATCATGCGCTACGGCTTCGGCCTGCGCTGGGCCCAGATGGGCATGTTCCAGGTCTACCGCATCGCCGGTGGCGAGGCGGGCATGCGCCACTTCATGGCCCAGTTCGGCCCGTGCCTGGAGTGGCCATGGACCAAGCTGATGGATGTGCCGGAGTTCAACGACGAGCTGGTCGACTTGATCGCCGGCCAGTCCGACGACCAGTCGTCGAAATGGTCGATCCGCGAGCTGGAAAAGATCCGCGACGACAATCTGGTCGCAATCATGGATGCGCTGTCGAAGCAGAACAAGGGCAAGGGCTGGGGCGCCGGTGCGCTCTACAAGGACTACACCAAGCAGCTCGCCTCCCAGGCCAAACCCAAGGTTTCGAAAGCTGCTGAAAAGGCCAAGGCGAGCAAGCCGGTGAAGAAGGCGGCGAAAAAGGCTTCGGCCAAGAAGAAGGGCTAA